In Halobaculum sp. XH14, a single genomic region encodes these proteins:
- a CDS encoding queuine tRNA-ribosyltransferase tRNA-guanine transglycosylase, with protein sequence MRFYVPEWDDAVDSHYDFEHDEFSTLNRQERDLDYIWDIFEPETTPVDGVLISREQVEETNRKAERLAQYGVYDDPVLSIPNWLPTISDCGAWGYKSLPFPPYGNEDMLDFYETLDVTVGVTIDHLVLGSGKDKGRLYLDERAFDEELNKGDIPDPITDVVDVMIEEWPEEWPSYVDEYEPTIRTDPDTEVEPFIAEDFRGDIDTVLFHLAQDSRAVYREHDAEFRYDLTLRNAREMYDLYQRRDYPFRLMVAIQGWNPDSYSKATEEVLDIGYDYLGIGGVAGSPTHDVRGIVKRVGKTIKQFEREHNTRIDSHVFGFAKTEAFETIGRSGMTSFDSASMLRSAWTGGQNYRLDNDERYDAIRVRYPSSRDDLDEAVEKSLRGRETLVALRAYDTGDSIRNSLESWYKRAEKVLPATREYLLEHRYDDQYDESLLQDIERAFRTDFEYGRELQASFSDNLRSRLVKLLREDAPTAPVSFEEYDELLSTAEDVFEGFPHAKTVLDEPYVVSDYDRVWAIVRDYAAWIGDDDLLQEYQDTLRSRPWEKCDCPICREYGIEVCIFRGNDRNRRRGFHNTRRFYDEFEEDLPKILVATQGDAALSGYETVEDYLRDKHSSFWGQTHDLPVAEIGVLDANGVSEWWEETPSLVSFAPDRMAANVGEQAARYKHLFVHTFDGELDEEVVAVARENGCEVHINSNPRDLRDEILEVCGQNYAASDNFVPHPPKIDTENGLDILVIDQCSGSKEIPDDAPIFGEEETLQFSREDLLARDNVPGIAARDLYTGRQQKHVKSAVRWLLRQGHDVDRYFVSAGFGLVAEDEYLPPYEVSFSSMNVSDIRERSAKLYIQEDLRNLLQEADYDIVFFTLGKDYYTSIDIDEMVQEVRSDQIGVVFNRELVEDQFDNIESIPARTEDAKEHSTIVVGLKGHYMKNFARYIDTVDTLRPETIEEVCQRVEEVPPQTEFESE encoded by the coding sequence GTGCGGTTTTACGTACCTGAGTGGGACGACGCAGTCGACTCTCACTACGATTTCGAACACGACGAATTCTCTACCCTGAACCGTCAAGAGCGCGATTTGGATTATATTTGGGACATTTTCGAGCCCGAAACCACACCAGTAGACGGGGTTCTAATCTCCCGCGAACAGGTCGAAGAGACAAACCGCAAAGCCGAGCGACTCGCCCAGTATGGTGTCTACGATGACCCCGTTCTTTCTATCCCGAATTGGTTGCCGACGATCAGTGACTGCGGCGCTTGGGGGTACAAGTCGCTCCCGTTCCCACCGTACGGGAACGAGGATATGCTTGACTTCTACGAGACGCTGGACGTTACTGTTGGCGTCACTATCGACCACCTCGTTCTAGGGTCGGGAAAGGACAAGGGACGACTCTATCTTGACGAACGGGCGTTCGACGAGGAGCTCAACAAAGGCGACATCCCCGATCCCATCACCGACGTCGTTGATGTTATGATCGAGGAATGGCCAGAGGAATGGCCCTCATATGTCGACGAGTACGAGCCGACGATTCGTACTGATCCCGACACAGAAGTTGAACCGTTCATCGCTGAGGACTTTCGGGGAGACATTGATACCGTTCTGTTCCATCTCGCACAGGATTCACGTGCGGTCTATCGCGAACACGACGCCGAGTTCCGCTACGACCTGACGCTGCGGAACGCCCGAGAGATGTATGACCTCTACCAGCGTCGTGACTACCCGTTTCGACTGATGGTCGCCATCCAAGGATGGAACCCTGACTCATACAGTAAGGCCACCGAGGAAGTGCTTGATATTGGCTACGACTACCTCGGAATCGGGGGCGTTGCAGGCAGTCCAACTCACGACGTCCGTGGGATCGTCAAAAGGGTCGGGAAGACAATCAAGCAGTTCGAACGGGAACACAACACCCGTATCGACTCCCACGTCTTCGGCTTCGCGAAGACTGAGGCGTTCGAGACGATCGGTCGGTCGGGGATGACCAGTTTCGACAGCGCGAGTATGCTCCGTTCGGCGTGGACAGGTGGACAGAATTATCGTCTTGATAACGACGAACGCTACGATGCTATTCGAGTTCGCTACCCATCGAGCCGGGACGATCTCGACGAAGCTGTTGAAAAGTCTTTACGCGGTCGTGAAACACTGGTGGCACTCCGAGCATACGATACAGGAGATTCGATTCGTAATTCTCTCGAGAGTTGGTACAAGCGGGCTGAGAAGGTGCTACCAGCGACGAGAGAATATCTACTGGAACACCGCTACGATGATCAGTATGATGAGTCGCTCCTACAGGACATAGAAAGAGCGTTCCGAACGGATTTCGAGTATGGACGCGAGCTTCAGGCGAGCTTCAGTGATAATCTCCGTAGTAGGCTAGTCAAACTCCTGCGGGAAGATGCCCCGACTGCTCCCGTCTCGTTCGAGGAGTACGACGAACTGCTGAGTACGGCGGAAGACGTATTTGAGGGGTTCCCACACGCGAAGACCGTTTTGGACGAGCCGTACGTTGTCAGTGACTATGATCGAGTCTGGGCGATTGTCCGGGATTACGCCGCTTGGATCGGTGACGACGACCTGCTCCAGGAGTATCAAGACACCCTTCGAAGTCGTCCGTGGGAGAAATGTGACTGTCCAATTTGTAGAGAGTACGGTATCGAGGTTTGCATCTTCCGGGGGAACGATCGGAATCGGAGACGAGGGTTCCACAACACACGACGCTTCTATGATGAATTCGAGGAAGATCTTCCGAAGATCCTCGTCGCGACCCAGGGTGATGCGGCCCTCAGTGGCTACGAAACTGTTGAAGACTATCTGCGCGACAAACACTCCTCGTTCTGGGGCCAGACACACGACCTTCCGGTCGCAGAGATTGGTGTACTAGATGCGAACGGGGTGAGTGAGTGGTGGGAAGAAACCCCGTCGCTCGTCTCGTTCGCCCCAGATCGTATGGCAGCAAACGTCGGCGAACAAGCAGCGAGGTACAAACACCTCTTCGTGCACACATTTGATGGTGAACTTGACGAAGAAGTTGTAGCGGTTGCTCGTGAAAACGGTTGCGAGGTTCACATCAATAGCAACCCCCGAGACTTGCGAGATGAAATACTCGAGGTCTGCGGGCAGAACTATGCAGCCAGTGATAACTTCGTGCCTCATCCACCTAAGATCGATACCGAGAACGGATTGGACATCCTTGTCATCGACCAGTGTTCAGGATCAAAGGAGATACCAGACGACGCACCCATTTTCGGTGAAGAGGAAACTCTTCAGTTCTCTCGTGAAGACCTCCTCGCTCGTGATAATGTGCCAGGTATTGCGGCACGCGACCTGTACACTGGACGCCAGCAAAAACACGTCAAGAGTGCAGTTAGATGGCTTTTGCGACAAGGCCACGACGTCGACCGTTACTTCGTGAGTGCAGGGTTTGGCCTTGTCGCAGAAGACGAGTATCTCCCACCCTACGAGGTATCGTTCAGTTCAATGAACGTTAGCGACATTAGAGAGCGATCTGCGAAGCTCTACATCCAAGAAGACCTACGAAACCTCCTTCAAGAGGCCGATTACGATATCGTCTTCTTTACCCTTGGGAAGGACTACTACACCAGTATCGACATCGACGAGATGGTTCAGGAGGTACGTTCCGACCAGATTGGTGTGGTGTTCAACCGCGAACTTGTCGAAGACCAGTTTGACAATATCGAATCCATCCCCGCCCGGACAGAGGACGCAAAAGAACATAGCACGATCGTTGTTGGACTCAAGGGACACTATATGAAGAACTTCGCTCGATACATCGATACCGTCGATACTCTTCGCCCGGAAACTATCGAAGAGGTATGTCAGCGAGTAGAGGAAGTACCACCACAAACGGAATTCGAGTCTGAGTGA
- a CDS encoding 6-pyruvoyl trahydropterin synthase family protein, giving the protein MHLEQESVPDLTESGKRTLFVGKDNPIRISTGHRLLHHDGKCSRPHGHNYEISVEVTGSLTQDGWVVDKGDITSVIDDWDHRFLLEKDDPLIDAFEQSGDGDSLVVLEHPPTAEVMGLVLEQKLLETLPESLSDISVTVRETSELCAGATH; this is encoded by the coding sequence GTGCATCTTGAACAAGAATCGGTCCCTGATCTTACTGAGTCTGGTAAGAGAACACTATTCGTAGGAAAGGACAACCCGATCCGAATCAGCACCGGGCATCGCCTCCTCCACCATGATGGGAAATGTAGCCGTCCACACGGCCACAACTATGAGATCTCGGTTGAGGTCACCGGATCTCTCACTCAAGATGGCTGGGTTGTAGACAAAGGAGATATTACCTCAGTAATAGATGACTGGGACCACCGCTTCCTCCTCGAGAAGGACGACCCGCTCATCGACGCCTTCGAACAGAGCGGCGACGGTGATTCACTCGTCGTTCTTGAACACCCACCGACCGCGGAAGTGATGGGGCTCGTCTTGGAACAAAAACTCCTCGAGACACTCCCAGAGTCACTCTCAGACATCTCAGTGACGGTGCGGGAGACATCAGAGCTCTGTGCGGGGGCGACGCACTGA
- a CDS encoding 7-carboxy-7-deazaguanine synthase QueE: protein MPVSSTADEQPTDDVDGAALPVNELFYSLQGEGKLTGTPSVFVRTSGCNLRCWFCDSYHTSWEPTHATISVDDIVKEVQSHDDADHVVLTGGEPLIHDDSVTLLKHLDDLGYHTTVETNGTIYRDAPIDLASISPKLATSTPTTEKDPKGDGEWVDRHEDRRIDLNTLSALVDDYGAQLKFVVTGHDDLPEIESLLADVRSKAASHIPDSDVLLMPEGTTRDELDARRNEVADLAMEYGYRYTPRLHVDLWNDAPET, encoded by the coding sequence ATGCCAGTCAGTTCGACAGCTGATGAGCAGCCAACGGACGATGTCGATGGCGCGGCGCTGCCGGTCAACGAGCTCTTCTACTCGCTCCAGGGCGAGGGCAAACTCACCGGGACACCGTCGGTGTTCGTCCGAACGAGTGGCTGTAACCTCCGATGTTGGTTCTGTGACTCCTACCACACCTCATGGGAACCGACCCACGCTACCATAAGCGTCGACGACATCGTCAAGGAGGTCCAGTCACACGACGACGCCGACCACGTCGTCCTCACTGGTGGCGAACCGCTCATCCATGACGATTCGGTCACCCTCCTGAAACACCTTGATGATCTCGGGTACCACACCACCGTCGAAACCAACGGCACCATCTACCGCGACGCCCCCATCGATCTGGCGAGTATCAGTCCGAAACTCGCCACCAGCACACCCACCACCGAGAAAGACCCCAAGGGCGATGGCGAGTGGGTGGACCGCCATGAGGACCGTCGTATCGACCTCAACACGCTGAGCGCGCTCGTCGACGACTACGGTGCACAACTCAAGTTCGTCGTCACTGGCCACGACGATCTGCCCGAGATCGAATCCCTCCTCGCCGACGTCCGCTCGAAAGCGGCGAGTCACATCCCTGACTCCGACGTGTTGTTGATGCCGGAGGGAACGACTCGGGACGAACTCGACGCTCGCCGGAACGAGGTCGCCGACCTCGCGATGGAGTACGGCTACCGATACACGCCCCGCTTGCACGTCGACTTGTGGAACGACGCTCCCGAAACGTAA
- the folE gene encoding GTP cyclohydrolase I, giving the protein MTSTHSQFATDEVESDIDYEKAQRGVRLLLEAVGEDPDSDALAETCQRRVPDTFATLTEGQREAAKPTMRTFDAETTDLVVKTGIPVYSLCEHHLLPFFGTVHLAYQPTDEVVGLSKLTRYVRWQSRQLTMQERLTNDIASGLKEELNADTVLVEVNATHLCEAMRGVETESTTTTRATAGEPTAAERERFQAAIKGTEGQR; this is encoded by the coding sequence ATGACGAGTACGCATTCCCAATTCGCAACTGATGAGGTGGAATCAGACATCGACTACGAGAAGGCCCAGCGCGGCGTTCGCCTCCTGTTAGAGGCTGTCGGCGAGGACCCGGACAGTGACGCGCTCGCGGAGACCTGCCAGCGGCGCGTTCCGGACACATTCGCGACACTCACTGAAGGTCAACGGGAGGCCGCGAAGCCGACGATGCGGACCTTCGACGCCGAGACAACCGACCTCGTCGTGAAAACCGGCATTCCCGTATACTCGCTGTGTGAACACCACTTGCTGCCGTTCTTTGGAACAGTCCATCTCGCGTATCAGCCGACAGACGAGGTAGTAGGGCTCTCGAAGCTGACTCGGTACGTTCGCTGGCAGTCACGCCAACTCACAATGCAGGAACGGCTGACGAACGACATTGCGTCGGGGCTCAAAGAAGAACTCAACGCAGACACTGTTCTCGTCGAAGTGAACGCAACGCACCTCTGTGAGGCGATGCGTGGCGTCGAAACGGAAAGTACGACCACCACGAGAGCGACAGCCGGCGAACCGACCGCGGCCGAACGTGAGCGGTTCCAGGCAGCGATCAAGGGTACGGAGGGGCAGCGATGA